Proteins from one Primulina huaijiensis isolate GDHJ02 chromosome 18, ASM1229523v2, whole genome shotgun sequence genomic window:
- the LOC140964018 gene encoding KH domain-containing protein At4g18375-like: protein MGETGKRFRHHRDDLDNKNQKRRTDKGRDRDENGNDELIVYRILCPDGVIGSVIGKSGKVINSIRQESRAKVKVVDPFPGAKDRVILTYCYVRDKQDVEVDDEFNNNKPLSPAQDALLKVHAAIANAVATVGESDGKNRDRSKEGCQLLVPASQSSNIIGKSGATIKKLRNKTRTNIKVIAKDISDPSHFCALEFDNFVQISGDSEAVKKALFAISAIMHKFAPKEIIPLDTSIPEAPPSIIIPADVPIYPATGHYPNVDSIAPARSIPSILGHTNTLDIPGYTDAGTSWPVYSSAIPVVSGYGGSSQAEELIVKVVCPGNVIGRVIGKGGSSIRNIRQDSGARVDVEDPKPKHNECIIVVTSMEALDDLKSSAVEAVLLLQGKINDEDDETVTMRLLVHSKVIGCIIGKSGSIINEIRKRTKADIRISKGEKPQCADDNDEIVEIFGQVGSVRDALIQIVLRLRDDVLKDREGGQNSFVGGKALYSGGASLPVQSELPSVSSTASFGYEKRPESRSGLGLLSSSAYGYNPLSMGDSGHGQFSSLSSSLYSRFPPPSTLDMVIPAHAIGKVIGKGGTNIENIRQISGATIEISDPKSSNGDRVALISGNTEQKRAAENLIQAFILAT, encoded by the exons ATGGGTGAGACTGGGAAACGATTTCGCCACCATCGTGATGACTTGGACAACAAGAACCAGAAGAGGAGGACTGATAAAGGACGGGACAGAGATGAAAATGGTAACGATGAACTAATAGTATACAGGATTCTGTGTCCTGATGGTGTGATTGGGAGTGTAATTGGGAAGAGTGGAAAAGTTATAAATTCTATCCGGCAAGAGTCGAGAGCCAAAGTCAAGGTGGTGGATCCATTTCCAGGCGCTAAAGATAGAGTTATTTTAACATATTGTTATGTTAGAGATAAACAAGatgttgaggttgatgatgAATTCAACAATAATAAACCTCTTAGTCCTGCGCAAGATGCACTTCTTAAAGTGCACGCTGCAATTGCTAACGCTGTTGCCACAGTGGGGGAATCTGATGGAAAAAATAGGGACAGAAGTAAGGAGGGATGCCAGCTTCTTGTCCCTGCTAGCCAGTCTTCTAATATTATTGGCAAATCTGGTGCAACCATCAAGAAATTAAGAAACAAAACGAGGACTAACATTAAGGTCATTGCAAAGGATATCAGTGATCCGTCTCACTTTTGCGCCTTGGAGTTTGACAATTTTGTCCAG ATATCTGGAGACTCAGAGGCTGTGAAGAAAGCACTTTTTGCCATTTCTGCAATTATGCACAAGTTTGCGCCCAAGGAAATCATTCCTCTCGACACTTCCATTCCTGAAGCTCCTCCAAGCATCATCATACCTGCAGATGTTCCCATATATCCTGCCACGGGACATTATCCAAATGTAGATTCAATTGCCCCTGCTAGATCCATCCCTTCCATTTTAGGGCATACAAACACACTAGATATTCCTGGTTATACAGATGCTGGAACGTCATGGCCTGTCTATTCATCTGCTATACCTGTGGTTTCTGGCTATGGAGGTTCTTCACAAGCTGAGGAGTTAATAGTAAAAGTGGTATGCCCAGGTAACGTGATTGGGCGTGTAATTGGAAAAGGAGGAAGTTCCATTCGAAATATAAGGCAGGATAGTGGTGCTCGTGTTGATGTGGAGGACCCCAAGCCCAAGCATAATGAGTGTATCATCGTTGTGACCTCCATGGAG GCATTGGATGACTTGAAATCCTCGGCAGTGGAAGCTGTGCTATTGTTGCAAGGAAAGATAaatgatgaagatgatgaaactGTAACTATGCGGCTTCTTGTTCATTCAAAAGTTATTGGCTGTATAATTGGGAAAAGTGGCTCTATCATCAATGAAATCCGAAAGAGAACTAAAGCAGATATTAGAATTTCCAAAGGCGAAAAGCCACAATGTGCTGATGATAATGATGAAATTGTTGAG ATTTTTGGACAAGTTGGTAGCGTGAGAGATGCCCTTATTCAGATTGTTTTGAGGCTTCGAGACGATGTATTAAAGGACAGGGAAGGTGGCCAAAATTCTTTTGTTGGTGGCAAAGCATTATACTCTGGTGGTGCATCTCTACCGGTGCAATCTGAATTGCCCAGCGTGTCTTCTACTGCTTCATTTGGTTATGAGAAAAGGCCAGAAAGCAGGAGTGGACTGGGCTTGCTGTCCTCCAGTGCGTATGGATATAATCCTTTATCG ATGGGAGATAGCGGCCATGGACAGTTTTCGTCACTCTCATCATCACTATATTCTAG GTTCCCTCCGCCATCTACTCTGGATATGGTTATCCCTGCACATGCGATTGGTAAAGTCATTGGAAAAGGTGGCACGAATATCGAGAATATCCGGCAG ATATCTGGAGCTACTATAGAGATTTCTGATCCAAAATCTTCCAATGGTGATCGTGTGGCTTTAATATCGGGGAACACTGAGCAGAAACGAGCTGCTGAAAACTTGATTCAGGCATTTATATTGGCCACTTGA